A single Lemur catta isolate mLemCat1 chromosome 20, mLemCat1.pri, whole genome shotgun sequence DNA region contains:
- the IL34 gene encoding interleukin-34, producing the protein MPRGFAWLRYLGILLGMALEGLEVWSLTEREECAVTGFLRDKLQYRNRLQYMKHYFPINYMISVPYEGVFRIANVTRLRRARVSERELRCLWVLVSLSAAESVQDVLLEGHPSWKYLQEVQTLLLDVRKGLRDVEGSPQVEAVLSLLNTPGLSLKLVRPKALLDNCFRVMELLYCSCCKQSSVLTWQDCEVRSPQPPSPLSSLQCEAARLYPLPQQPPTSLGKGLLP; encoded by the exons atgccccgggGCTTCGCCTGGCTACGCT ATCTCGGCATCCTCCTCGGCATGGCCCTGGAGGGTTTGGAGGTGTGGTCCCTGACCGAGAGGGAGGAGTGCGCCGTCACCGGCTTTCTACGGGACAAGCTGCAGTACAGGAACCGGCTTCAGTACATG AAACACTACTTCCCCATCAACTACATGATCAGCGTGCCTTACGAGGGGGTGTTCCGAATCGCCAATGTCACCAGGCTG CGGAGGGCCCGGGTGAGCGAGCGAGAGCTGCGGTGTCTCTGGGTCTTGGTGAGTCTCAGCGCCGCCGAGTCGGTGCAGGACGTGCTGCTCGAGGGCCACCCATCCTGGAAGTACCTGCAGGAGGTGCAGACGCTGCTGCTGGACGTCCGCAAGGGCCTCAGG GACGTGGAGGGCAGCCCCCAGGTGGAAGCGGTGTTGTCCCTCCTGAACACCCCGGGGCTGAGCCTGAAGCTGGTGCGGCCCAAAGCCCTGCTGGACAACTGCTTCCGGGTCATGGAGCTGCTGTACTGCTCCTGCT GTAAACAAAGCTCGGTCCTAACCTGGCAGGACTGTGAGGTGCGGAGTcctcagccccccagccccctgtCCTCGCTGCAGTGTGAGGCTGCCCGGCTGTACCCTCTGCCCCAgcagccccccacctccctgggcaaAGGCCTCCTGCCCTGA